One part of the Procambarus clarkii isolate CNS0578487 chromosome 41, FALCON_Pclarkii_2.0, whole genome shotgun sequence genome encodes these proteins:
- the LOC138373082 gene encoding zinc finger protein 214-like, with amino-acid sequence MTVHTSDKCHKCPECGKTFSRLESVKRHTPACTGHTPQECPECGETLSHPGDMRSHRMVHVGHKPHRCAMCGKTFSQLGEKKVHMMVHWGDEPHECSECGKTFCDIDDVKIHKLVHKVIKSNECPECGKKFSQHGNMMIHSRVHTGIKPHKCSECGKTFSQLGNMKIHRMLHTGIKPHKCPECGKTFSQLGNMMTHRMVHTGDKPHRCPKCGKAFSHHSTVKRHMMVHAGDKSHMSRVPENV; translated from the coding sequence ATGACGGTGCATACTAGTGATAAATGTCACAAGtgcccagagtgtgggaaaacatTCAGTCGTCTTGAGAGTGTAAAGAGGCACACGCCGGCATGCACGGGTCATACACCTCAGGAGTGCCCAGAGTGTGGGGAAACACTAAGTCACCCGGGTGATATGAGgagtcacaggatggtgcatgtggGTCATAAACCCCACAGGTGTGCAATGTGTGGGAAAACATTTAGTCAACTTGGAGAAAAGAAGGTTCACATGATGGTGCATTGGGGAGATGAACCTCACGAGTGCTCAGAGTGTGGGAAAACATTTTGTGATATTGATGATGTGAAGATTCACAAGTTGGTGCATAAGGTTATTAAATctaacgagtgtccagagtgtgggaaaaaattCAGTCAACATGGAAATATGATGATTCACAGCAGGGTGCATACAGGTATTAAACCTCACAAGTGTTCAGAATGTGGGAAAACATTTAGCCAACTCGGAAATATGAAGATTCACAGGATGTTGCATACAGGtataaaacctcacaagtgtccagaatgtgggaaaACATTTAGCCAGCTTGGAAATATgatgactcacaggatggtgcatacaggtgataaacctcacagGTGTCCAAAGTGTGGGAAAGCTTTTAGTCATCATTCTACTGTAAAGAGGCATATGATGGTTCATGCAGGTGATAAATCTCATATGTccagagtgccagaaaatgtttag